A stretch of Pelecanus crispus isolate bPelCri1 chromosome 3, bPelCri1.pri, whole genome shotgun sequence DNA encodes these proteins:
- the LOC142593185 gene encoding ubiquitin carboxyl-terminal hydrolase 42-like, with amino-acid sequence MGNDSFVAEGMAPPQRVLFPPEKICLDWQHRQRAGAGLYNLGNTCFLNSVLQCLTYTPPLANYLLSREHSQSCRQQGFCMMCVMEAHVNEVLRSSVCAIRPSGVISVLTRIGEHFQLGMQEDAHEFLRYTVDAMQRACLSGSSDLDVSSQATTIVHQIFGGFLRSRVTCLSCRAVSDSYEAFLDVPLDIKAASSVTAALEDFVRPEQLDGENCFKCSKCDKMVAASKSFTVHHAPKVLTVCLKRFQDFTGRKISKVVEYPEYLDLRPYMSRTAGELLLYALYAVLVHSGDSCHAGHYFCYTKASNGLWYKMNDMAVDGCGIDRVLGQQAYLLFYVRS; translated from the exons ATGGGGAACGACTCCT TCGTCGCCGAGGGAATGGCTCCGCCACAAAGGGTCCTCTTTCCTCCGGAGAAGATTTGCCTggactggcagcacagacagagagctggagcgGGACTCTACAACCTGGGCAATACGTGCTTCCTCAACTCCGTCCTGCAGTGCCTGACGTACACACCCCCTCTGGCCAACTACCTGCTCTCTCGTGAGCACAGCCAGTCAT GTCGTCAGCAAGGCTTCTGCATGATGTGCGTAATGGAAGCGCACGTTAACGAGGTCCTGCGTTCCTCAGTCTGTGCCATCCGGCCTAGCGGTGTCATCAGTGTCCTCACAC GAATAGGAGAACATTTCCAGCTTGGCATGCAGGAAGACGCCCACGAGTTCTTACGCTATACTGTCGATGCCATGCAGAGAGCCTGTCTGAGTGGAAGCAGCGA CTTGGACGTCTCTTCTCAAGCAACTACCATCGTCCATCAAATATTTGGGGGCTTTCTGAGATCCAGAG TCACGTGCttgagctgcagagcagtgtcCGATTCCTATGAGGCCTTCCTGGATGTCCCTTTGGATATAAAA GCGGCCTCATCTGTCACCGCAGCTCTGGAGGACTTTGTGAGACCCGAGCAGCTGGATGGCgaaaactgctttaaatgtAGCAA GTGTGACAAGATGGTTGCTGCCTCCAAGAGCTTTACGGTCCATCACGCGCCCAAGGTTCTGACGGTGTGTCTGAAAAGGTTTCAAGATTTCACTGGCAGGAAGATCAGCAAG GTTGTGGAGTATCCTGAATACTTGGATCTTCGGCCATACATGTCTCGGACAGCTGGAGAACTGCTCCTCTACGCCTTATATGCTGTCCTGGTACACAGCGGTGACAGCTGCCATGCAGGACACTATTTCTGCTACACAAAG GCCAGCAACGGACTGTGGTACAAGATGAACGACATGGCTGTGGATGGTTGTGGCATCGACAGAGTTCTCGGGCAGCAAGCCTATTTACTCTTTTACGTCAGGTCAtaa